The Deinococcus wulumuqiensis R12 genome has a window encoding:
- a CDS encoding SDR family oxidoreductase: MTQEAKQFEKQSDTSGAGAFGAGKSAFVTGASKGIGYAVAQALAAEGYRVTITSRKQDEIEQTAKNIGEHVRGVVCDVKDAAAVQREVDAHVAAFGGLDVLFVNAGVGHFANIEQLSIEQWQDVIDTNLSGAFYTIKAAIPAMKERGGYIFTLSSLAGKNPFEGGSAYNASKFGLNGLSEVVNLDLRKYDIKTTQIMPGSVATHFNDHTPNEDDFWKIQPEDLAQLTVDLLKMPARTLPSRVEVRPSRPDRKPKK; encoded by the coding sequence ATGACTCAGGAAGCAAAGCAGTTTGAAAAGCAGAGCGACACGTCCGGCGCAGGCGCGTTCGGGGCCGGGAAATCGGCCTTCGTGACGGGGGCGAGCAAGGGCATCGGGTACGCCGTGGCGCAGGCCCTGGCCGCCGAGGGCTACCGCGTGACCATCACCAGCCGCAAGCAGGACGAAATCGAGCAGACGGCGAAGAACATCGGCGAACACGTGCGCGGCGTGGTCTGTGACGTGAAGGACGCCGCCGCCGTGCAGCGCGAGGTGGACGCCCACGTTGCCGCCTTCGGTGGGCTGGACGTGCTGTTCGTCAACGCGGGCGTCGGGCACTTCGCCAACATCGAGCAGCTCAGCATCGAGCAGTGGCAGGACGTGATCGACACCAACCTGTCGGGCGCCTTCTACACCATCAAGGCGGCGATTCCGGCCATGAAGGAGCGGGGCGGGTACATCTTCACCCTCTCCAGCCTCGCCGGTAAAAACCCCTTCGAGGGCGGCAGCGCCTACAACGCCAGCAAGTTCGGCCTCAACGGTCTGAGCGAAGTCGTCAACCTCGACCTGCGCAAGTACGACATCAAGACCACGCAGATCATGCCTGGCAGCGTGGCGACCCATTTCAACGACCACACCCCGAACGAGGACGACTTCTGGAAGATTCAGCCCGAGGACCTCGCGCAGCTCACGGTGGACCTCCTGAAGATGCCCGCCCGCACGCTGCCCAGCCGTGTGGAAGTGCGCCCGAGCCGCCCGGACAGGAAGCCGAAAAAGTAA
- the smpB gene encoding SsrA-binding protein SmpB: protein MPRVYTNRRAHHEYELLERFEAGISLTGSEVKSVRAGGVDFRDAFARLNGSDVDLEGLYIPVYKEATYNNHEPRRKRRLLLRREEIEKLRRGLEQKGLTLVPTRLYQKGRFFKVEVALARGKKLHDKRRADAERTVARELREL from the coding sequence ATGCCCCGCGTGTATACCAACCGCCGCGCCCACCATGAATACGAACTGCTGGAGCGGTTCGAGGCGGGCATCAGTCTGACGGGCAGCGAGGTCAAGAGCGTGCGGGCGGGGGGCGTGGATTTCCGTGACGCTTTCGCCCGCCTCAACGGCTCGGACGTGGACCTCGAAGGGCTGTACATTCCCGTGTACAAGGAAGCCACCTACAACAACCACGAGCCTCGGCGAAAGCGCCGCCTGCTGCTCCGGCGTGAGGAAATCGAGAAGCTGCGCCGGGGGCTGGAGCAAAAGGGCCTGACGCTGGTGCCGACCCGCCTGTACCAGAAAGGCCGCTTTTTCAAGGTCGAAGTCGCCCTGGCCCGGGGCAAGAAACTCCACGACAAGCGCCGCGCCGACGCCGAGCGCACAGTCGCACGGGAGCTGCGCGAACTATGA
- a CDS encoding N-acetylmuramoyl-L-alanine amidase family protein — protein sequence MNPSPLCGQRRWARPLLLSAGLLAAGLAGAQITLGKLNLAGKEVQSVNLYGAEYASRAALEGLLDIERQGDVMRVIGMGHTMLLPIDTDQVRATTDFNTVQLDTERVKARTATWVNGVVHFPLDTLARGLGAEYRPGNFKLAAPQLQSVSSRAGSASDRLVLDLNRDVTAKVELRGAQVRIILKNTTGKAQRYTTRGAFIPSAEVKQQASDLIVSFTLPQNSGYRVYPVVRSGGTRIVADAGPGIPQDFPAVLERVGKPLIVLDPTRVQDMGRDVTLEVARRSAELLSKAGWQVRMTRDQGTALGQNQKLQLARQSDVYLALDMGRFTQTSRGGVTVYEGSGSSPSKLINAVRGGQAAPYSPLVISDTGGSRRLSELLRGELRSGGVTAEQDTLRRMLTLSEAPQAALLLELGWTGSAQDRANLATEARLQALSVAVARSVANYLTARAANASQASSSASITQTILTGGLTRAGGQP from the coding sequence ATGAACCCATCCCCTCTTTGCGGTCAGCGCCGCTGGGCGCGGCCCCTGCTGCTCTCGGCGGGGCTGCTTGCCGCCGGGCTTGCCGGGGCACAGATCACCCTCGGCAAACTCAACCTCGCAGGCAAGGAAGTGCAGAGCGTCAACCTCTACGGCGCCGAGTACGCCAGCCGCGCGGCGCTCGAAGGTCTGCTCGACATCGAGCGTCAGGGCGACGTGATGCGGGTCATCGGCATGGGACACACCATGCTGCTGCCCATCGACACCGACCAGGTGCGGGCCACCACCGACTTCAACACCGTGCAGCTCGACACCGAGCGCGTCAAGGCGCGGACGGCGACCTGGGTCAACGGCGTGGTTCACTTTCCGCTCGACACGCTGGCGCGCGGGCTGGGGGCCGAATACCGCCCCGGCAACTTCAAGCTGGCCGCCCCGCAGCTCCAGAGCGTGAGCAGCCGCGCGGGCAGCGCGAGTGACCGGCTGGTGCTCGACCTCAACCGCGACGTGACCGCCAAGGTCGAGCTGCGCGGCGCCCAGGTCCGCATCATCCTGAAAAACACGACGGGCAAGGCGCAGCGCTACACCACCCGGGGCGCCTTTATTCCCAGCGCCGAGGTGAAGCAGCAGGCGTCGGACCTCATCGTGAGTTTTACCCTGCCGCAAAACAGCGGCTACCGCGTCTACCCAGTGGTGCGCTCCGGCGGCACCCGGATCGTGGCCGACGCCGGCCCCGGCATTCCGCAGGACTTTCCGGCGGTGCTCGAACGGGTGGGCAAGCCGCTGATCGTCCTCGACCCCACGCGGGTTCAGGACATGGGCCGCGACGTGACGCTCGAAGTCGCCCGCCGCTCGGCGGAGCTGCTGTCCAAGGCGGGCTGGCAGGTGCGCATGACCCGTGACCAGGGCACTGCCCTGGGGCAAAACCAGAAACTGCAACTTGCCCGGCAAAGCGACGTGTACCTCGCGCTCGACATGGGCCGCTTCACCCAGACCTCCCGGGGCGGCGTGACCGTCTACGAGGGCAGCGGCAGCAGTCCCTCCAAGCTCATTAATGCAGTGCGCGGGGGGCAGGCGGCGCCCTACAGCCCGCTGGTCATCAGCGACACCGGGGGCAGCCGCCGCCTGAGCGAACTGCTGCGCGGCGAACTCAGGAGCGGGGGCGTCACCGCCGAGCAGGACACCCTGCGCCGGATGCTGACCCTGAGCGAGGCGCCGCAGGCCGCGCTGCTGCTCGAACTCGGCTGGACCGGGAGCGCCCAGGACCGCGCCAACCTCGCCACCGAGGCCCGCTTGCAGGCGCTGTCGGTGGCGGTGGCCCGCAGCGTGGCGAACTACCTGACCGCCCGCGCCGCCAACGCCTCGCAGGCGAGCAGCAGCGCCAGCATCACGCAGACCATCCTGACCGGTGGCCTGACCCGCGCCGGGGGGCAGCCGTGA
- a CDS encoding GerMN domain-containing protein has protein sequence MSVTRRLLSLFNVLSLLALAAAAYAYQVVQRPADLPTLPKLELLERHGVKLKVYYSDQQVRTMKAVSRTVQVVEENPTSLAQAALNAWAQGPQQGEALAVVPAGTAAPRVYVRGKHYYVDLLPAYAKLNYGSSGERMLLCTMTRTLLERGGDDVTFLLNGKAVDTLGHIDLRRAFTRADCAD, from the coding sequence GTGAGCGTGACCCGGCGCCTGCTCTCTCTTTTCAACGTCCTCTCGCTGCTGGCGCTGGCCGCCGCCGCCTACGCCTATCAGGTCGTGCAGCGCCCCGCCGACCTGCCCACGCTGCCCAAGCTGGAACTGCTCGAGCGCCACGGCGTCAAGCTCAAGGTCTACTACTCCGACCAGCAGGTCAGGACCATGAAGGCGGTCAGCCGCACCGTGCAGGTGGTGGAAGAAAACCCCACCAGTCTGGCGCAGGCCGCGCTCAACGCCTGGGCACAGGGGCCGCAGCAGGGTGAGGCGCTCGCCGTGGTGCCTGCCGGAACCGCCGCCCCGCGCGTCTACGTGCGCGGCAAGCACTACTACGTGGACCTGCTGCCCGCCTACGCCAAGCTGAACTACGGCAGCTCCGGCGAGCGCATGCTGCTGTGCACCATGACCCGCACGCTGCTGGAGCGCGGCGGCGACGACGTGACCTTTCTCCTGAACGGCAAGGCGGTGGACACCCTGGGTCACATCGACCTGCGCCGGGCCTTTACCCGGGCGGACTGCGCGGACTGA
- a CDS encoding AAA family ATPase, whose amino-acid sequence MIHAITLQGFKSFADRTRLEFSPSSGAGGVCAVIGPNGSGKSNVVEAIRWATHGARARELRAGRGSELIFHGSGGKAPLGLAEVQLELQTPAGERLNVTRRIYRDGTGEQDLGGRAVRARDIQAALRGTGLGPGGLAVIGQGEVSGVVQAEGRTLLGYLQEAAGLSRAVSTRQDTEARLKDADAHLEGLHLLLGEREAALSRLARAAQDAEQHRRLSARARLLEDALAREKQLALLRDIAGARAEADTLDTRSAALAREVTAAAARVEQAREAAQEARARRDAYAGALDTLRAAREARDQAERYRQHLTQEREGLERDLAALPQTAPAEAAPDLAALQADAAARRAEAEAAEREARRLDADLTRAREGAARAAEAHARSDASLTTLRAELERAGGNLETAQSRLDGAQEALTAATAARQDAETRYRTQAEQREAAQARASHLHAELARVSAALAPLRRERERLETALNSYARYGEGARNALRQDHPGIVGSVADVLTVPAEYETAITAALGRRLEQVVVHTGKDARDIIEELKRVGGRATFLPLDLIRPRPRRDGPLLREAGVVGNLADLCPTDPPLVGEAVLADTLLVQDLTTANRLARTHQSRPRLVTLGGEVVEPGGAITGGRLRDSGGAVLADQRRFQELDEELEQAERQAATFQKQLGELEGQAPDAGWDSLLRLRDETLRAEREAEKRVTELSAQTRSLRAHRDELAARLERDAARSPVPAEETADPAELEAQVWTARQQAETGRAAEREALEALALARELEAAWTTYRAAQTRAAALRERLRINAEAAAAQQGGLDSAAAEVARREAALGTLDEQEFPRAEAEREAAALAYANLIGEQNRVRARLDDLRVLIARREGSAEPVPDGCSPPGTPKDWASELSRARAELDRIGPVNARAEADHRAEVEVLEAQRREAADAQAAAAELRAHLSELEHAERGATRQAFDRVNAAFRKYSAELLGGVGELEPEQDDAGHLIGLRLAVQPRGKRTRSMTLLSAGERTMAGLGFLFALNHAGGEEGMGGLPLAVLDEVDAPLDEANIRRFTAFLTRFAERGTQFLLVTHQKATMEVATALWGVTTDQTGASRVLSIKQERE is encoded by the coding sequence ATGATTCATGCCATCACCCTTCAGGGGTTCAAATCCTTTGCTGACCGCACCCGCCTGGAATTTTCGCCGTCGAGCGGGGCGGGCGGCGTCTGCGCGGTCATCGGTCCCAACGGCAGCGGCAAAAGCAACGTGGTGGAAGCCATCCGCTGGGCCACACACGGGGCGCGGGCGCGGGAACTGCGGGCCGGACGCGGCTCGGAGCTGATTTTTCACGGCTCGGGCGGCAAGGCGCCGCTGGGGCTGGCCGAGGTGCAACTTGAGCTTCAGACCCCGGCGGGCGAGCGGCTCAACGTCACCCGCCGCATTTACCGCGACGGCACCGGCGAACAGGACCTCGGCGGGCGGGCGGTGCGGGCCAGGGACATTCAGGCGGCGCTGCGCGGCACCGGGCTGGGACCGGGGGGACTGGCGGTCATCGGGCAGGGCGAGGTCAGCGGGGTGGTGCAGGCCGAGGGGAGGACCCTGCTCGGCTACCTGCAGGAAGCTGCGGGCCTCTCGCGCGCCGTGTCGACCCGGCAAGACACCGAAGCGCGGCTCAAAGACGCCGACGCCCACCTGGAGGGGCTGCACCTGCTGCTGGGTGAGCGCGAAGCGGCGCTCTCCCGCCTCGCCCGCGCCGCACAGGACGCCGAGCAGCATCGCCGCCTGAGTGCGCGTGCCCGGCTGCTGGAAGACGCCCTGGCGCGGGAAAAGCAGCTCGCCCTGCTGCGTGACATCGCCGGGGCGCGGGCCGAGGCGGACACCCTGGACACCCGCTCGGCGGCGCTTGCCCGTGAAGTCACCGCTGCCGCCGCCCGGGTGGAGCAGGCCCGCGAAGCCGCGCAGGAAGCCCGCGCCCGCCGCGACGCCTACGCCGGGGCGCTCGACACCCTCCGCGCCGCCCGCGAAGCCCGCGACCAGGCCGAGCGCTACCGCCAGCACCTGACGCAGGAACGCGAGGGCCTGGAACGTGACCTGGCCGCGCTGCCGCAGACTGCGCCTGCCGAGGCCGCCCCCGACCTGGCCGCGCTCCAGGCCGACGCCGCTGCCCGCCGCGCCGAAGCCGAGGCCGCCGAGCGCGAGGCCCGCCGCCTGGACGCCGACCTGACCCGCGCCCGTGAGGGGGCCGCCCGCGCTGCCGAAGCCCACGCCCGCAGCGACGCGAGCCTGACCACGTTGCGGGCCGAGTTGGAACGCGCCGGGGGCAATCTGGAGACGGCCCAGTCCCGACTGGACGGCGCCCAGGAAGCGCTGACCGCCGCCACTGCCGCCCGCCAGGACGCCGAAACCCGTTACCGCACCCAGGCCGAGCAGCGCGAGGCGGCGCAGGCCAGGGCCAGTCACCTCCACGCCGAACTCGCCCGGGTGTCGGCGGCGCTCGCTCCACTGCGGCGCGAACGTGAGCGGCTGGAAACGGCGCTCAACTCCTACGCCCGCTACGGCGAAGGCGCGCGCAACGCGCTGCGGCAGGACCACCCCGGCATCGTGGGCAGCGTGGCGGACGTGCTGACCGTGCCTGCCGAGTACGAAACGGCGATTACGGCGGCCCTCGGGCGGCGGCTGGAACAGGTGGTCGTCCACACTGGCAAGGACGCCCGCGACATTATCGAGGAACTCAAGCGTGTGGGGGGCCGCGCCACTTTTTTGCCGCTCGACCTGATTCGGCCCCGGCCCCGGCGCGACGGCCCGCTGCTGCGCGAGGCCGGGGTCGTCGGCAACCTCGCCGACCTCTGCCCCACCGACCCGCCGCTGGTGGGCGAGGCGGTGCTGGCCGACACGCTGCTGGTGCAGGACCTGACCACCGCCAACCGGCTGGCCCGCACCCACCAGAGCCGCCCGCGCCTCGTGACGCTGGGGGGCGAAGTGGTCGAACCCGGCGGAGCCATCACCGGGGGACGCCTGCGCGACAGCGGCGGCGCCGTCCTCGCCGACCAGCGCCGGTTTCAGGAACTCGACGAGGAACTGGAACAGGCCGAGCGGCAGGCGGCCACCTTTCAAAAGCAACTGGGCGAACTGGAGGGGCAGGCGCCCGATGCCGGATGGGACAGCCTGCTGCGGCTGCGTGACGAAACCCTGCGGGCCGAACGCGAGGCCGAAAAGCGCGTCACCGAACTGTCGGCCCAGACCCGCAGCCTGCGTGCCCACCGCGACGAACTCGCGGCCCGGCTGGAACGCGACGCCGCCCGCTCGCCTGTTCCCGCCGAAGAAACCGCCGACCCCGCCGAACTCGAAGCCCAGGTCTGGACCGCCCGGCAGCAGGCCGAAACGGGCCGCGCCGCCGAGCGTGAAGCGCTGGAAGCCCTGGCGCTGGCCCGCGAGCTTGAGGCCGCCTGGACCACCTACCGCGCCGCGCAGACCCGCGCCGCCGCCCTGCGTGAGCGCCTGCGGATCAACGCCGAGGCCGCCGCCGCGCAGCAGGGGGGGCTGGACAGCGCCGCCGCCGAGGTCGCCCGCCGCGAAGCCGCCCTCGGCACGCTGGACGAGCAGGAATTCCCCCGCGCCGAAGCCGAGCGCGAGGCCGCCGCGCTCGCCTACGCCAACCTCATCGGCGAGCAGAACCGGGTCCGGGCGCGGCTGGACGACCTGCGCGTGCTGATTGCCCGGCGCGAGGGCAGCGCCGAACCCGTGCCCGACGGCTGCTCACCGCCCGGCACCCCGAAGGACTGGGCCAGCGAACTCTCCCGCGCCCGCGCCGAACTGGACCGAATCGGCCCCGTCAATGCCCGCGCCGAGGCCGACCACCGCGCCGAAGTCGAGGTGCTGGAGGCCCAGCGCCGCGAGGCCGCCGACGCCCAGGCCGCCGCCGCCGAACTCCGCGCCCACCTGAGCGAACTCGAACACGCCGAGCGCGGGGCCACCCGGCAGGCCTTTGACCGGGTGAATGCTGCCTTCCGCAAGTACAGCGCCGAACTTCTCGGCGGCGTGGGCGAACTCGAACCCGAGCAGGACGACGCGGGCCACCTCATCGGACTGCGACTCGCCGTGCAGCCCAGAGGCAAGCGCACCCGCTCCATGACCCTGCTCTCGGCAGGCGAGCGGACGATGGCGGGGCTGGGCTTTCTGTTCGCCCTGAACCACGCGGGAGGCGAAGAAGGGATGGGCGGCCTGCCGCTGGCCGTGCTCGACGAGGTGGACGCGCCGCTTGACGAGGCGAACATTCGCCGCTTTACCGCCTTCCTGACGCGCTTTGCCGAACGTGGCACCCAGTTTCTGCTCGTCACCCACCAGAAGGCGACGATGGAAGTGGCGACCGCCCTGTGGGGCGTGACCACCGACCAGACCGGGGCGAGCCGGGTGCTGAGCATCAAGCAGGAGCGGGAGTAG
- the map gene encoding type I methionyl aminopeptidase encodes MSRIPLKSAREIEIMRRAGGLVAETFRVLEPYVKPGVTLKELDRRAEEFIRSKGAKPAYLGYGPRHNPFPGTICASVNEVICHGIPDGRELKEGDILGMDIGVLLDGYYGDACTTYTVGTVSEEVRRLVDTTRDCLNAALDVVRPGARLGDIGYAIQSLAEGRGYGVVEEYTGHGIGKRLHEEPTVRHKGVRYTGLKLQPGMVFTIEPMINLGTPETRLLEDGWTVITADKQPSAQFEHTLVVTPRGYDVLTL; translated from the coding sequence ATGAGCCGCATCCCGCTGAAGTCTGCCCGTGAAATCGAAATCATGCGCCGCGCCGGGGGTCTGGTGGCCGAGACCTTCCGGGTGCTTGAGCCGTATGTCAAACCCGGCGTGACCCTCAAGGAACTCGACCGGCGGGCCGAGGAATTTATTCGCAGCAAGGGGGCCAAACCCGCCTACCTGGGCTACGGCCCGCGCCACAATCCCTTTCCCGGCACCATCTGCGCCAGCGTGAACGAGGTGATCTGTCACGGGATTCCCGACGGACGTGAGCTGAAAGAAGGCGACATCCTGGGCATGGACATCGGCGTGCTGCTGGACGGGTACTACGGCGACGCCTGCACGACCTACACCGTCGGCACCGTCAGCGAAGAGGTGCGCCGGCTGGTGGACACCACCCGCGACTGCCTGAACGCGGCGCTGGACGTGGTGCGGCCCGGAGCGCGGCTGGGCGACATCGGTTACGCCATTCAGAGCCTCGCGGAAGGGCGCGGCTACGGCGTGGTCGAGGAATACACCGGGCACGGCATCGGCAAGCGGCTGCACGAGGAACCCACCGTGCGGCACAAGGGCGTGCGCTACACGGGCCTGAAGCTGCAGCCGGGCATGGTCTTTACCATCGAACCGATGATCAACCTCGGGACGCCCGAAACGCGGCTGCTCGAAGACGGCTGGACGGTCATTACGGCGGACAAGCAGCCGAGCGCCCAGTTCGAGCACACGCTGGTCGTGACTCCCCGGGGCTATGACGTGCTGACCCTCTGA
- the recX gene encoding recombination regulator RecX, with protein MYRPRRQPSLPAPDAEAEARPRRPKTREEQREALLAYAFRALGARAVTEAELRGKLERRSEDPELIEDVLRRVQELGYQNDAEVARAENKRRGVGGMRVRQTLRRRGVGAELIEETLQARDPEQEQQQATELLLRRWPALSRKRDPRASAYAFLARRGFGGNVIWPAIREVAELFPPDETEDEQGAGRGASPR; from the coding sequence ATGTACCGCCCCCGCCGCCAGCCGTCCCTCCCCGCACCGGACGCGGAGGCCGAAGCCAGGCCCCGCCGCCCCAAGACCCGCGAGGAGCAGCGCGAGGCCCTGCTCGCCTACGCTTTCCGGGCGCTGGGTGCCCGCGCCGTCACCGAGGCCGAGTTGCGCGGCAAACTGGAGCGGCGTTCGGAAGACCCCGAACTGATTGAGGACGTGCTCCGGCGCGTGCAGGAACTCGGTTACCAGAACGACGCGGAGGTCGCCCGCGCCGAAAACAAGCGCCGGGGTGTGGGCGGCATGCGGGTGCGCCAGACCCTGCGCCGCCGGGGGGTGGGGGCCGAACTCATCGAAGAGACCCTCCAGGCCCGCGACCCCGAGCAGGAGCAGCAGCAGGCCACCGAACTGCTTCTCAGGCGCTGGCCCGCCCTGAGCCGCAAGCGTGACCCCAGGGCCAGTGCCTACGCCTTTCTCGCCCGGCGCGGTTTCGGCGGCAACGTGATCTGGCCGGCCATCCGGGAAGTGGCCGAGCTGTTTCCACCAGACGAAACGGAAGACGAGCAGGGGGCCGGGCGCGGGGCCAGCCCCCGTTGA
- the rpsT gene encoding 30S ribosomal protein S20 → MALRHKSAQKRHRQSLKRRALNRAKKSTIKTFSKKAVAAAQGAAEDAAALQQRAESLIDKAAKGSTLHKNAAARKKSRLAKAINKAKAAQQA, encoded by the coding sequence ATGGCCTTGCGTCACAAGTCCGCCCAGAAGCGTCACCGTCAGAGCCTCAAGCGCCGCGCCCTGAACCGCGCCAAGAAGAGCACCATCAAGACCTTCAGCAAGAAGGCCGTCGCCGCCGCACAGGGCGCTGCCGAGGACGCCGCCGCCCTGCAGCAGCGTGCCGAGAGCCTGATCGACAAGGCCGCCAAGGGCAGCACCCTGCACAAGAACGCCGCCGCCCGCAAGAAGAGCCGCCTCGCCAAGGCCATCAACAAGGCCAAGGCCGCGCAGCAGGCGTAA
- a CDS encoding S41 family peptidase has product MQPAPLRSLTRLGLLVALAVPTASLVAPAHAQGTASAPALAATAPAQRIFDEVNDLLVERYGGLSKTDRQALTREYQERLNAVCAPQPRTCSEEKAYPVLEAELTALGDEHSFFQTPEDYRDFVTSATGGSRQQFGVKLAPLDGENRLVLEVVPQGAAETAGLRRGDVLRTIDGKPYLYTDLQTARREGRPIRLGLERQGQLLDLTLQARESSTRDLPRLSYVGPQGDVALIRIPTFLTGGGVGQRVHDLVGQARKAGARGIVVDLRGNTGGSLNECDSAVGAFVPTFTRVAQSADGQSRTTVQRGRRLEDGQLRGSVRNPQLWTGPLAVLVNEVSASCSEFFAYEVQYARRGPVIGEQTAGVGNTATRVFPVGEEAALQLTITHYVKPGGEAYPVRVTPDRQLPESEAELRLLSQGDDVLLRAGLDALTTAPTLAVDGDRP; this is encoded by the coding sequence ATGCAACCCGCCCCCCTGCGTTCCCTGACCCGTCTGGGCCTGCTCGTCGCGCTGGCCGTACCTACCGCGTCTCTGGTGGCGCCCGCCCACGCCCAGGGAACGGCCTCTGCCCCGGCGCTGGCGGCCACCGCCCCGGCCCAGCGGATATTCGACGAGGTCAACGACCTGCTTGTCGAGCGTTACGGGGGCCTGTCCAAGACAGACCGCCAGGCACTCACCCGCGAGTACCAGGAGCGGCTGAACGCGGTATGTGCGCCGCAGCCCCGGACCTGTTCCGAGGAAAAGGCGTACCCGGTGCTCGAAGCCGAGCTGACGGCGCTGGGCGACGAACACAGCTTTTTCCAGACGCCCGAGGACTACCGGGACTTCGTGACCAGTGCCACGGGCGGCAGCCGCCAGCAGTTCGGGGTCAAACTCGCGCCGCTCGACGGCGAAAACCGGCTGGTCCTCGAGGTGGTGCCGCAGGGGGCTGCCGAGACCGCCGGACTGCGGCGCGGGGACGTGCTGCGCACCATTGACGGCAAGCCTTACCTGTACACCGACCTTCAGACCGCGCGGCGTGAGGGGCGCCCGATTCGGCTGGGGCTGGAGCGGCAAGGGCAACTGCTGGACCTCACCTTGCAGGCCCGTGAGAGCAGCACCCGCGACCTGCCGCGCCTGAGCTACGTGGGGCCGCAGGGCGACGTGGCCCTCATCCGCATTCCGACCTTTCTGACCGGGGGCGGCGTGGGGCAGCGCGTTCATGACCTGGTGGGACAGGCGCGAAAGGCAGGGGCGCGGGGCATCGTCGTGGACCTGCGCGGCAACACGGGCGGCAGCCTCAATGAGTGCGACAGCGCGGTGGGGGCGTTCGTGCCCACCTTCACGCGGGTGGCCCAGAGCGCGGACGGCCAGAGCCGCACCACCGTGCAGCGCGGCAGGCGCCTGGAAGACGGACAACTGCGTGGCAGCGTCCGCAACCCGCAGCTTTGGACCGGCCCGCTGGCCGTGCTGGTCAATGAGGTCAGCGCGTCGTGCAGCGAGTTTTTCGCCTACGAGGTGCAGTATGCCCGGCGCGGCCCGGTCATCGGAGAGCAGACGGCGGGCGTGGGCAACACGGCCACCCGCGTCTTTCCGGTGGGCGAGGAGGCCGCCCTGCAGCTCACCATCACGCACTATGTCAAGCCCGGAGGAGAGGCCTACCCGGTGCGCGTGACCCCCGACCGGCAGCTGCCTGAGAGCGAGGCCGAGCTGCGGTTGCTGAGTCAGGGCGACGACGTGTTGCTGCGGGCGGGCCTTGACGCCCTGACGACGGCGCCGACGCTGGCGGTGGACGGAGACAGACCCTAG
- a CDS encoding MFS transporter, translating into MTAAPPAPAPTPFRLSAAQFGLIAVTTLMWGGFFLVIPLVTVHFVGDLKWAAASVGLVLGLRQLTQQGLTVFGGAWADRLGPRPLILAGCLIRTLGFGWMGFAGSLPELLAASVLAGIGGGLFDAPKSAAITAVTAPEHRPRMFSLISIAGNLGMVTGPLLGAWLIVLGFQRASLIAASAYVVAFVLLALTLPRLKPAQVPADTFSGLKVALHDRVFRNFTLVLCGYFLLSTQLNVAVTLRAVELAGPGATGPLYGLSAGLAVVLQYPLLRFTERHLRVRTVLVGAVLTVAVALGLMGLAQTFAQLLACVALYSLGTMLVFPMQQTLTARLAPEGLVGSYFGFSAISLGLGGAVGNFVGGALVDAGHRLDFHLLPWLTLLLVGLVTAAGLTRVLREIPTREQMEARQRQAG; encoded by the coding sequence GTGACTGCCGCGCCGCCTGCCCCCGCCCCCACGCCCTTTCGTCTCTCCGCCGCGCAGTTTGGCCTGATTGCCGTCACCACGCTGATGTGGGGCGGGTTTTTTCTGGTGATTCCGCTGGTGACGGTGCATTTCGTGGGCGACCTGAAGTGGGCGGCGGCGAGCGTGGGGCTGGTGCTGGGCCTGCGGCAGCTCACGCAGCAGGGGCTGACGGTGTTCGGGGGCGCCTGGGCCGACCGCCTTGGCCCCAGGCCGCTGATTCTGGCCGGGTGCCTGATTCGCACGCTGGGCTTCGGGTGGATGGGCTTTGCGGGCAGCCTCCCCGAACTGCTCGCGGCGTCGGTGCTGGCAGGCATCGGGGGCGGGCTGTTCGACGCGCCCAAGAGCGCGGCCATCACGGCGGTGACGGCGCCCGAGCACCGGCCCCGGATGTTCAGCCTGATCAGCATCGCCGGAAACCTCGGTATGGTGACCGGGCCTCTGCTGGGGGCGTGGCTCATCGTGTTGGGGTTTCAGCGGGCGTCCCTCATCGCGGCGAGTGCCTACGTCGTCGCCTTCGTGCTGCTCGCGCTGACCCTGCCGCGCCTGAAGCCGGCCCAGGTGCCCGCCGATACGTTTTCCGGCTTGAAAGTCGCGCTGCACGACCGGGTGTTTCGCAATTTCACCCTGGTGCTGTGCGGGTATTTCCTGCTGAGCACGCAGCTCAACGTGGCCGTGACCCTCCGGGCCGTCGAACTCGCGGGGCCGGGGGCGACGGGGCCGCTCTACGGCCTCTCGGCGGGGCTGGCGGTGGTGCTCCAGTACCCGCTGCTGCGATTCACCGAGCGGCACCTGCGGGTGCGAACCGTGCTGGTGGGCGCGGTGCTGACCGTGGCGGTGGCCCTGGGGCTGATGGGGCTGGCGCAGACCTTCGCGCAACTGCTCGCCTGCGTCGCCCTCTACAGCCTGGGCACCATGCTCGTCTTTCCCATGCAGCAGACCCTGACGGCGCGGCTGGCGCCCGAAGGACTGGTGGGCAGCTATTTCGGCTTTTCCGCCATCAGTCTGGGACTGGGCGGCGCCGTGGGCAACTTCGTGGGCGGGGCGCTGGTGGACGCCGGGCACCGTTTGGACTTTCACCTGCTGCCCTGGCTCACGCTGCTGCTGGTGGGGCTGGTGACGGCGGCGGGCCTTACGAGGGTGCTGCGCGAGATTCCCACCCGGGAGCAGATGGAAGCGCGGCAGCGTCAGGCTGGCTAG